A genomic segment from Gadus morhua chromosome 4, gadMor3.0, whole genome shotgun sequence encodes:
- the crata gene encoding carnitine O-acetyltransferase: MRLHGCRVVRIVAQWEDLLPSCTSTRIVGRFSSRMWGILTRTTFKMGMEKTSGLVRPVSATKLAGRFLAHQEGLPSLPVPALQQTCDRYLAVLEPIVETEKLKRTRELVTDFQKAGGMGERLQKSLEKRAQGTENWLSDWWVLCAYLDYRLPVVIHSNPGLLLPRFDFRDKQGQLRHAAKLIAGVLDFKAQVDNETLPVEHMGRRPLCMNQYYQLLSSCRVPGIHRDSVVNHAKGPTASRHMVVAHHNQFFTLDVYNGDGSPLNEDQLLVQLRKICEASPQSSEEPVGILTSQDRNVWGKAYLELIKDPTNKESVEAIQRSIFTLSLDSMSHHALGETDHSGAAQQMLHGGGSHLNSGNRWFDKTLQFILGEDGMFGLNYEHAPAEGPPIVALIDHVEECMKKADMAHSPTSPLPAPRKLHFNITPDIRRHIEEAKLHLNTMVQQLDLKLLVFKHFGKNIPKSFKMSPDAFIQIGLQLAYYRLHQKPCSTYESASLRMFRLGRTDTIRSASTDSSNFAKAFDDPGKKNAEKVALLERAIKAHRAYTEMAIQGQAIDRHLLGLKLQAIEEQVSLPEIFTDPSYAAAMHFKMSTSQVPAKSDCVMCFGPVVEDGYGVCYNPKDKHINLVVSSFSTCQETDTGRMVQGVEAALLDMRTLLESTPKAKL; the protein is encoded by the exons ATGAGGTTACATGGCTGTAGGGTTGTGCGTATCGTAGCTCAGTGGGAAGACCTTTTACCTAGTTGTACATCGACCAGAATTGTTGGACGTTTCTCATCCAGAATGTGGGGTATTTTAACCAGAACGACG TTTAAAATGGGGATGGAGAAAACCAGTGGGTTGGTGAGGCCGGTCTCTGCGACCAAGCTTGCTGGCCGCTTCCTCGCCCATCAAGAAGGGCTGCCAAGCCTTCCGGTGCCAGCCCTGCAGCAGACGTGCGACCGCTACCTGGCGGTGCTGGAGCCCATCGTGGAGACAGAGAAGCTGAAGCGCACCAGGGAGCTGGTGACAGACTTCCAGAAAGCGGGTGGCATGGGGGAGAGGCTCCAGAAGAGCCTTGAGAAGAGAGCACAGGGCACTGAGAACTGG CTGTCTGACTGGTGGGTGCTGTGTGCCTACCTGGACTACAGACTGCCTGTAGTGATCCACTCCAACCCTGGGCTGCTCCTACCCCGGTTCGACTTCCGCGACAAGCAGGGACAATTGAG GCATGCGGCCAAATTGATTGCTGGGGTTTTGGACTTTAAGGCACAGGTTGACAA CGAGACGCTGCCCGTGGAGCACATGGGCCGGAGGCCTCTGTGTATGAACCAGTACTACCAGCTCCTGTCCTCCTGCCGCGTGCCCGGCATACACAGAGACTCAGTGGTCAACCACGCCAAGGGGCCCACGGCCTCCAGGCACATGGTGGTGGCCCACCACAACCAG TTCTTCACTCTGGATGTGTACAACGGTGACGGCTCGCCACTCAACGAGGACCAGCTGCTCGTCCAGCTGCGGAAGATCTGCGAGGCCTCACCGCAGAGCAGCGAGGAGCCCGTGGGAATCCTCACCTCTCAGGACCGCAACGTCTGGGGCAAGGCTTACCTGGAACTCATCAAGG ATCCGACAAACAAGGAATCGGTGGAAGCCATCCAGAGGAGCATTTTCACACTGAGTCTGGACTCCATGTCCCACCATGCATTGGGTGAGACGGACCACAGTGGCGCGGCGCAACAGATGCTCCACGGGGGAGGCAGCCATCTGAACAGTGGCAATCGGTGGTTCGACAAAACACTGCAG TTTATCCTTGGAGAGGACGGCATGTTTGGCCTCAACTATGAGCACGCCCCTGCAGAAGGCCCGCCCATAGTGGCCCTGATCGACCATGTTGAAGAATGCAT GAAGAAGGCGGACATGGCCCACTCTCCCACATCTCCCCTGCCTGCGCCCCGCAAGCTACACTTCAACATCACGCCGGACATCCGGAGACACATCGAGGAGGCCAAGCTCCACCTCAACAC GATGGTCCAACAGCTAGACCTCAAATTGCTGGTGTTCAAACACTTTGGGAAGAACATCCCCAAGTCCTTCAAGATGAGCCCAGACGCCTTCATTCAGATTGGGCTCCAGCTGGCGTACTACCG GCTCCACCAGAAGCCTTGCTCCACGTATGAAAGTGCCTCTTTGCGTATGTTCAGACTGGGTCGCACAGACACCATACGCTCTGCTTCAACGGACTCCTCGAACTTCGCCAAGGCTTTTGATGACCCCGGGAAAAAG AACGCAGAAAAGGTGGCTTTGTTGGAGCGAGCGATCAAGGCCCACCGGGCGTACACTGAAATG GCGATCCAGGGCCAGGCTATAGACCGCCATCTCCTCGGCCTCAAGCTGCAGGCCATCGAGGAGCAGGTATCGCTGCCGGAGATCTTCACCGACCCCAGCTATGCTGCGGCCATGCACTTTAAAATGTCTACCAGCCAG GTCCCGGCGAAGTCGGACTGCGTGATGTGCTTTGGGCCGGTGGTAGAGGATGGTTACGGAGTGTGCTACAACCCCAAGGACAAGCACATCAACCTGGTCGTGTCGTCCTTCAGCACGTGCCAGGAGACGGACACGGGGCGCATGGTGCAGGGGGTGGAGGCCGCCCTGCTGGACATGAGGACCCTGCTGGAGTCCACACCCAAGGCCAAGCTATGA
- the ajm1 gene encoding apical junction component 1 homolog: MTRTDPPDLLVSNVHHNIRVIPFSSHFKSLQPSEQCDSLNYANTPEDNQSNSTQRHWRSSNDKSHQYPKHHPTMDSPYRRGSANPDAAAWNALGRQQRYRFSAPDIFSQRLTPQHMAPEMTREVQAVPEQKRRTRSRSAPRVQTNLTPVSFEGQSPAGRRGREAHRAPRDRHWRPEVSPRRDPSYTSSTRVLMHDVHSTKLQPGMTDTSRYSPLYGEEGSLEKPATSPHVRCRVDIKPDEAALHHHGRKQTSPQVEIPWQRYHSGGHRSLTVPRHFSYSRTTTPTDSFVTECRQAHQYSRSMPNSHPRPTEIPLHKMPSAGERHYGRERRAHSSPNVPTNFFYADESGRYVTTAAPQPTHYYHDDRYIPGQSFSPKVQYVQDPRTHMVHAVASRSYFTEVDPYQYSVQAVYPKGYAGSEAGHYIIQTPPTRTGLAESPRTYQVQTAPPRVFYPGDVYALPPEHHIPARAYYTEGRRHARVVQPKTDDWYGSDASGYSTNPASYVSQVTPTRQVRQEPMSATWYANPCVEPPRIGAESKSYSRSWDNILNSRVEREQPSPVHRGQSYDDLLDPRKPVAGTDDKPQPVVVNLSSSPRRYAALSMSDNSLVDKSPTEMTNSAANKLWFVTPEITITDNDIRPGLLSKSEGRSASWDMLDSRNAFAHEGLQHDNVTCFGNLAKEKTHDSASLQQSLEQLDELLADLVTDYKPPSRRASEDILDQLKKLIDEEEAASLSRKAEPPPLDKQPKSTKMNTDAFRDMEGADTMRAGDECSPDQSPDEDDTMMCSNNKCRRTETLFNACLYFKSCHSCYTYYCSRNCRREDWDIHKESCVYGRIGSICRHIIKHCRETAEVHKAFSRIAKVGFLSRGRGVLFLGFPNPASSSNFLQFGLDSLQMSPTYLSLRELDGFKDNLGEYCGELHEAGKEYDPNECFLLNVSIAVGDQLPDGPSPRHQAPTVRKYAKVALASFSPERKVHKKESDMETLILTPPPGTADIDKDGEEGRKAREICFINIQRELRIRGVFLRHEYPQVYQQLCEFVESNRRFTPTTIYPIDKRTGKQFLCMIMAASEPRTLDWVGTPHLLDDII, from the coding sequence ATGACACGCACAGACCCGCCTGACTTACTGGTATCAAATGTGCATCACAATATAAGAGTTATCCCCTTTTCGTCACACTTTAAGTCTTTGCAACCCTCTGAACAATGTGATTCCCTCAATTACGCAAACACACCGGAGGACAATCAGAGCAACTCGACTCAAAGGCATTGGCGTTCTTCAAACGATAAGTCACACCAATACCCCAAACATCATCCCACGATGGACTCCCCGTACCGCCGGGGATCAGCCAACCCCGACGCCGCGGCCTGGAACGCCTTGGGCCGCCAACAGAGGTACCGGTTCTCCGCACCAGACATTTTCAGCCAGCGGCTGACCCCTCAACACATGGCGCCGGAGATGACCCGCGAGGTGCAGGCCGTCCCGGAGCAGAAGAGAAGGACCAGGTCGAGAAGCGCCCCCCGGGTCCAGACCAACCTCACCCCCGTTTCCTTCGAGGGGCAGTCCCCcgcggggcggcgggggcgggaggCCCACCGGGCGCCCCGCGACCGCCACTGGCGACCGGAGGTCTCTCCCCGCCGGGACCCCTCCTACACCAGCTCCACCCGAGTCCTGATGCACGACGTGCACTCCACCAAGCTCCAGCCTGGGATGACTGACACCAGCAGGTATTCCCCGCTGTACGGCGAGGAGGGCTCGCTGGAGAAACCGGCCACCAGTCCCCACGTCAGGTGTCGGGTGGACATCAAGCCCGACGAGGCGGCGTTGCACCACCACGGACGCAAACAGACCAGCCCTCAAGTGGAGATCCCCTGGCAGCGGTACCACAGTGGGGGCCACAGGAGCCTGACAGTGCCGCGGCATTTCTCGTACTCGAGGACGACCACCCCCACGGACTCCTTTGTTACTGAGTGCAGACAGGCACATCAGTATTCTCGCAGCATGCCAAATAGTCACCCGCGACCCACGGAAATCCCTTTACACAAAATGCCTTCGGCGGGCGAGCGTCACTACGGGAGGGAGCGCAGAGCTCACTCAAGTCCTAACGTGCCAACCAATTTTTTTTACGCCGACGAGTCGGGGAGGTACGTCACGACGGCCGCGCCTCAGCCGACTCACTACTACCATGACGACCGTTACATACCAGGGCAGTCCTTTTCTCCCAAAGTACAATACGTACAGGATCCAAGGACTCACATGGTTCACGCCGTAGCAAGCAGGTCCTACTTTACCGAGGTAGACCCTTACCAGTACTCGGTGCAGGCGGTGTACCCTAAAGGCTACGCAGGGTCAGAAGCAGGGCACTACATCATCCAGACGCCTCCGACCAGAACGGGTTTAGCGGAGAGTCCCAGAACATATCAGGTCCAAACTGCCCCGCCCAGAGTTTTCTATCCCGGTGATGTGTATGCACTACCGCCCGAACATCACATCCCAGCCAGAGCCTACTACACGGAGGGTCGAAGACACGCCCGAGTCGTCCAGCCAAAGACAGACGACTGGTACGGTTCCGATGCATCAGGGTATTCCACCAACCCGGCCTCTTATGTATCCCAGGTAACGCCAACCAGGCAGGTTAGGCAAGAGCCGATGTCGGCGACATGGTATGCCAACCCATGCGTGGAGCCACCGAGAATAGGCGCAGAGTCCAAATCCTACTCAAGGTCATGGGACAATATCCTCAATTCTCGTGTGGAGAGGGAACAACCGAGTCCCGTGCATCGCGGGCAGAGCTACGATGACCTCCTTGACCCCAGAAAACCTGTAGCAGGCACAGATGACAAGCCCCAACCGGTGGTGGTCAACCTCTCCAGCTCACCAAGACGCTATGCAGCCTTGTCCATGTCTGATAATTCTTTGGTCGATAAGAGCCCGACCGAGATGACGAACTCTGCTGCCAATAAGCTATGGTTTGTAACCCCTGAAATAACAATCACCGATAACGACATTCGACCGGGACTACTGAGCAAGTCAGAAGGACGCTCTGCCAGCTGGGATATGCTGGATTCGAGGAATGCTTTTGCTCATGAGGGCTTACAGCATGACAACGTGACTTGCTTTGGGAACTTGGCAAAAGAGAAGACGCATGACAGTGCGTCTCTTCAGCAGAGTCTCGAACAACTCGACGAGCTCCTTGCCGACCTCGTGACTGACTACAAACCGCCCAGCCGAAGAGCGAGCGAAGATATTCTAGATCAACTGAAGAAACTCATAGATGAAGAAGAGGCTGCATCTCTATCTAGAAAGGCCGAACCACCGCCCTTGGACAAACAGCCCAAATCAACAAAAATGAATACCGATGCCTTTCGAGATATGGAGGGAGCAGACACAATGAGGGCTGGGGACGAGTGCTCCCCTGATCAGAGCCCGGATGAAGATGACACCATGATGTGTTCCAACAACAAATGCAGGCGGACCGAGACCTTGTTCAACGCGTGTCTGTACTTTAAATCCTGCCACAGCTGCTATACCTACTACTGCTCCCGCAACTGCCGAAGGGAGGACTGGGACATTCACAAAGAGAGCTGTGTCTATGGACGAATCGGCAGCATCTGCCGCCACATCATCAAGCACTGCCGGGAAACAGCAGAAGTCCACAAAGCCTTCTCCCGCATCGCCAAAGTTGGCTTCCTTTCCAGGGGACGGGGAGTTCTCTTTCTTGGTTTTCCAAACCCTGCGTCATCCAGTAATTTCCTGCAGTTCGGGCTGGACAGTCTTCAAATGTCCCCGACATACCTGTCCCTCCGCGAGCTGGACGGCTTCAAGGACAACCTCGGAGAGTACTGCGGAGAGCTCCACGAGGCCGGCAAGGAGTACGACCCAAACGAATGTTTCCTCTTGAATGTATCCATCGCTGTCGGCGATCAACTGCCTGACGGCCCTTCGCCGCGACACCAAGCGCCGACCGTCCGTAAATACGCCAAGGTAGCTCTGGCCTCCTTCAGCCCTGAGCGGAAGGTACACAAGAAGGAGAGCGACATGGAGACGCTCATCCTGACGCCGCCGCCGGGGACGGCGGACATCGACAAGGACGGAGAGGAAGGCAGGAAAGCCCGGGAGATCTGCTTCATCAACATCCAGCGAGAGCTGAGGATCCGAGGGGTCTTCCTGCGACACGAGTATCCCCAGGTCTATCAGCAGCTGTGCGAGTTTGTGGAAAGTAACCGACGCTTCACACCCACTACTATTTACCCTATAGACAAGAGGACAGGTAAGCAGTTCTTGTGCATGATCATGGCTGCGTCCGAGCCAAGGACACTGGACTGGGTGGGCACCCCCCATCTCCTGGATGACATTATTTAA
- the mapkap1 gene encoding target of rapamycin complex 2 subunit MAPKAP1 encodes MAFLDNPAIILAHIRQSHVTSDDTGMCEMVLIDQDVDLEKCQLAFVPGSSCGSAGSGPLIDGTNSLGENHGCDLSQSMDITSSWDFGIRRRSNTAQRLERLRKERQNQIKCKTVQWKERPSSSSQSVEDMSSLFEKRDLRNREQITGSKSTLSLRLEQCPQQLNNPFNEYSKFDGKGHIGTTATKKIDVYLSMQMTQEKLHPMTVVTIANARVHDLIGLICWQYTGEAREPKLNEDVTAYCLHIAEDDGEVDTDFPPLDSNEPIHKFGFSTLALVEKYSSPGLASKQSLFVRINAAHGFSLIPVDSLKVTMKEILQKALKKRKGSQKGSGPMYRLERQTEPNEAVDLECTLESQNTLEFCLVRENSSRGEESSEEDPPIDITTVQDMLSSHHYKSFKISMIHKLRFTTDVQLGISGEKVEIDPVTNQKASTKFWIRQKPISIDSDHLCACDLVEERSPSHAIFKLTYLSNHDYKPLYFESDAATVNEIVLKVNYILESRASTSRADYFAQKQRKLSRRTSFSFQKDKKAGQ; translated from the exons ATGGCTTTCTTGGACAACCCAGCCATTATTTTAGCCCACATCCGGCAGTCTCACGTGACCAGCGATGATACGGGCATGTGTGAGATGGTGTTGATTGACCAGGATGTGGACCTGGAGAAGTGCCAGCTGGCCTTTGTGCCGGGCAGCAGCTGTGGGTCAGCAGGTTCAGGCCCCCTGATCGATGGCACCAACAGCTTGGGTGAGAACCATGGCTGCGACCTCTCGCAATCGATGGACATCACCTCAAGCTGGGACTTTGGCATCCGCAGACGCTCCAACACAG CTCAAAGACTTGAAAGACTAAGAAAAGAGCgacaaaaccaaatcaaatgcAAAACTGTTCAGTGGAAGGAGAGGCCATCATCGTCATCGCAATCAG TGGAAGACATGAGCTCTCTGTTTGAGAAGCGGGACCTGAGGAACAGAGAGCAAATCACAGGCTCCAAGTCCACGCTGTCCCTGCGCCTGGAGCAGTGTCCCCAGCAGCTCAACAACCCCTTCAACGAGTACTCCAAGTTTGACGGCAAG GGCCACATCGGTACGACGGCCACCAAGAAGATCGACGTGTACCTTTCCATGCAGATGACCCAGGAGAAGCTCCACCCCATGACGGTGGTCACCATCGCCAACGCCCGCGTGCACGACCTCATCGGCCTGATCTGCTGGCAGTACACCGGAGAGGCCCGTGAGCCCAAGCTCAA TGAGGACGTGACCGCCTACTGCCTGCACATCGCCGAGGACGACGGCGAGGTGGACACGGACTTCCCCCCGCTGGACTCCAACGAGCCCATCCATAAGTTCGGCTTCAGCACCCTGGCGCTGGTGGAGAAGTACTCCTCGCCCGGCCTGGCCTCCAAGCAGTCTCTGTTCGTCAGGAT AAATGCTGCTCACGGTTTCTCCCTCATCCCGGTGGACAGCCTTAAGGTGACCATGAAAGAGATTCTCCAAAAAGCACTTAAGAAGAGGAAAGGCTCTCAAAAAGGCTCAG GACCCATGTACCGCCTGGAGAGGCAGACGGAGCCCAACGAGGCCGTGGACCTGGAGTGCACCCTGGAGAGCCAGAACACCCTGGAGTTCTGCCTGGTCCGCGAGAACA GCTCGCGCGGGGAGGAGAGTTCGGAGGAGGACCCGCCCATCGACATCACCACGGTGCAGGACATGCTGAGCAGCCACCACTACAAGTCCTTCAAGATCAGCATGATCCACAAGCTGCGCTTCACCACCGACGTCCAGCTAG GCATTTCCGGGGAGAAGGTGGAGATCGACCCGGTCACCAATCAGAAGGCCAGCACCAAGTTCTGGATCCGCCAGAAGCCCATCTCCATCGACTCGGACCACCTGTGTGCCTGTGACTTGGTGGAGGAGCGCAGCCCCA GTCACGCCATTTTTAAGCTCACCTACCTCAGCAACCACGACTACAAGCCCCTCTACTTTGAATCTGATGCTGCTACCGTCAACGAGATTGTGCTGAAG GTGAACTACATCCTGGAGTCCCGGGCCAGTACCTCGAGGGCCGACTACTTTGCCCAGAAGCAGCGCAAGCTGAGCCGCCGCACCAGCTTCAGCTTCCAGAAGGACAAGAAGGCCGGCCAATAG